In a single window of the Arachis hypogaea cultivar Tifrunner chromosome 6, arahy.Tifrunner.gnm2.J5K5, whole genome shotgun sequence genome:
- the LOC112697015 gene encoding GATA transcription factor 9: MNMEGEFQKEQQVLLVADPASCSKLSTTSTTLDDLFSAQNTEVDVGLEWLSVFVEECFSNPPSYILGPSKSVEATTTTTITTCSSNKNPSSTALLKQNNNNDSSLQNFSVPSKARSKRKRLSAVTNRRRTKTPFSIWSHQNDEPLISDPPLLKQTYWLADSELFVLPKQQKKDSEKDVIAKDGDDNDNDGGGEKGVVVMKRGSLVSLEECSEAEEDGDGGNNNNNNNNNNGENPMPRRCTHCLAQRTPQWRAGPLGPKTLCNACGVRYKSGRLLPEYRPAKSPTFVSYLHSNSHKKVMEMRMAGSVLHS; the protein is encoded by the exons ATGAACATGGAGGGTGAGTTCCAGAAAGAGCAACAAGTGCTGCTTGTTGCTGACCCTGCTTCTTGCTCAAAGCTTTCTACTACTTCAACCACCCTTGATGACCTCTTCTCTGCTCAGAACACG GAAGTGGATGTTGGGTTGGAATGGTTATCAGTGTTTGTTGAAGAATGCTTTTCAAACCCACCAAGCTATATATTGGGACCTTCAAAGAGTGTTGAGgccacaacaaccaccaccataacTACCTGCTCGTCCAACAAGAACCCTTCTTCAACCGCACTACTGAAGCAAAACAACAACAATGATTCCTCACTACAAAACTTTTCAGTCCCTAGTAAGGCTAGAAGCAAAAGAAAGAGGCTCTCAGCAGTTACCAACAGACGAAGAACCAAAACTCCTTTCAGCATTTGGTCACACCAAAATGATGAGCCCTTGATTTCAGACCCTCCTCTGTTAAAACAAACTTATTGGTTAGCGGATAGTGAACTCTTTGTTTTGCCAAAGCAGCAGAAGAAGGATAGTGAGAAAGATGTAATAGCCAAAGACGGCGACGACAACGACAACGACGGCGGTGGCGAAAAGGGGGTGGTGGTGATGAAGAGGGGAAGTCTTGTGAGTCTTGAAGAGTGCTCTGAGGCAGAGGAAGATGGTGATggtgggaataacaataataataataataacaataatggtgagaATCCAATGCCAAGAAGGTGCACACATTGTTTGGCACAGAGGACCCCACAGTGGAGGGCAGGACCATTAGGTCCAAAGACGCTATGCAATGCATGTGGGGTGAGGTACAAATCTGGTAGGTTGTTACCTGAGTATAGGCCAGCAAAGAGTCCTACTTTTGTAAGTTACTTGCACTCCAATTCTCACAAGAAAGTTATGGAGATGAGGATGGCTGGCTCTGTTCTCCATTCTTAG
- the LOC112805760 gene encoding uncharacterized protein yields MKKIKFEEESYGGETHAQAAESPNPIQAAVLTTTGDKGKRIAIVATKIGSYFKERTAPGSQPNLKSVLASKEIVHKAKLELVKWIVDVRIPFNAIQSPYFQPALDGIAAIGLGFKGSSYDEMRVHLLADLKSECQLLVEKYMGSWKSTGCTLMADGWTDKRQRTLINFLVYCHAGLSFVKTVDASNVIKTADTLFNLFGDVIEWVGLSNIVHVVTDNVANYVSAGKLIHEKYPNIFWSPCAAHCINLILKDIASIPHIADLASRVSKVNVFVYNNMILLSWLRKRKRWTEIVRPGVTRFATVFITLKSIYDHKEDLQALTVDKYFTSHKLAKSANGKIVSSIVLDSKFWQDCVTDA; encoded by the coding sequence atgaaaaaaataaaatttgaggaGGAATCTTATGGTGGGGAAACACATGCACAAGCGGCTGAATCGCCTAACCCTATACAAGCTGCTGTTCTTACAACAACGGGAGACAAAGGAAAGAGAATAGCTATAGTAGCTACCAAAATTGGAAGTTACTTTAAAGAAAGGACTGCTCCAGGATCTCAACCGAATTTGAAAAGTGTTTTGGCTAGTAAAGAAATTGTACACAAGGCTAAGTTGGAACTTGTCAAATGGATCGTTGATGTACGTATTCCTTTCAATGCAATTCAATCACCTTACTTTCAACCTGCATTGGATGGTATTGCTGCAATTGGACTTGGTTTCAAAGGATCGTCATATGATGAAATGAGAGTTCATTTGCTGGCCGATCTTAAGAGTGAGTGTCAGTTGCTTGTTGAAAAGTATATGGGCTCATGGAAAAGCACCGGTTGTACACTAATGGCAGATGGGTGGACTGATAAAAGGCAACGAACTTTAATTAACTTTCTAGTTTATTGTCATGCTGGTTTGTCATTTGTTAAGACTGTTGATGCTTCTAATGTGATAAAAACTGCCGATAcattgtttaatttgtttggtGATGTTATTGAGTGGGTTGGGCTTAGTAACATTGTGCATGTGGTCACTGATAATGTTGCTAATTATGTATCTGCTGGAAAACTTATTCATGAAAAATACCCAAATATATTTTGGTCTCCTTGTGCTGCCCATTGTATCAATCTTATTTTGAAAGATATTGCAAGTATTCCTCACATAGCTGACCTTGCTTCCCGTGTATCAAAAGTGAATGTGTTTGTTTACAATAATATGATCTTATTGTCTTggcttagaaaaagaaaaagatggacAGAAATTGTTCGACCAGGAGTCACACGTTTTGCCACTGTTTTCATTACTTTGAAAAGTATATATGATCACAAGGAAGATTTACAGGCATTGACGGTGGACAAATATTTCACTTCTCATAAGTTAGCCAAAAGTGCTAATGGAAAGATTGTTAGTTCAATTGTCTTGGATAGTAAGTTTTGGCAAGATTGTgttactgatgcgtga
- the LOC140173719 gene encoding uncharacterized protein, which yields MADTPFNLMSGGNHGSHENQELSTGELRNLARILSQLSSLQPQSAKLSTNLLADPASVYFLHPGENPGVSIVPIVLNAKNYNSWSRAMKLALKSKNKIGFVDGTIVKPDKNDPAYVAWDKCNTYVVSWLNLSLSAEIAQNVVWNETAVDLWLDLKHRYYHGDRYRVAELEEELYAMKQGNLSITNYFTKLKAIWEDIDSFKPVPQCKECSEKCDCGLGTMRDYRDETYAMRFLRGLNEQYGTVRSQIMLMKPLPDINEIFSLLIQQERQFNGSDLETQNFTALANSIHNFNNNSSSVSRGRGRGIRGGRGGRGGRNSAPKTCSYCHKAVHLVDTCYHKHGFPPHLQRQKWPRETSNGAMANNIVAGIEGSSTNNVKQDKEADGQSQFNQSLRDALLTFLRQECAQSSQGTSVRDVDQSNAGNGGATDHVSHSLHFFTNFRHIRPILVKLPDGTHTTATISGTVNQTSLKMIGTARAKHGLYMMDFPALELAHRDNMENTTYNRSTRILDPQNHSDKILLSSNLRTANSGIMHQTSCVETPQQNGIVERKHQHILNIARALIASSLPIADSNFNEFDLFTYDSLDAFHPSHVNIDSLHDPRDPTSLTDSHVVSPSPPNNASSNSHSNDNMHHQDLRRSTRIHKPPSYLQDYYCMLLRTGSSSNQSCSKQYGLSHMVDYGKLSPTHRAFSLAITTIVVPKTYEQDVQHECWRNAISAELLALEKNKTWSITSLPLGKRLIGCKWVFKVKFHPDGSVERYKARLVAQGFRQRVGYDYFDTFSPVVKITTLRLILTLAAVHNWKLHQLDVNTAFLHGELQEEVYMKPPQGLDVSNGAVCKLNRFLYGLKQQHGFIKSPHDHSLFTKHTNLGLAIIIVYVDDLVLSGDNLFEIEAIKRAFDAEFSIKDLGRLKFFLGIEVARSSEGIALYQRKYTLDLLEEYGMLEAKPASVPMLYNGKLSKESGTRLQDSLQYRRLLGRLLYLTNTRPDIAFAVGKLSQFLDCATDNHYKAALHVLRYIKKSPSKGLFFSSNNDLKLTGYVDSDWATCSDTRRSITGYCFFLGSSLVSWKSKKQTTVACSSSEAEYRAMAQATREANPVFHERTKHIEVDCHIVREKSQTGVLKLLPIKSAHQTADLLTKALSPGVFESLLFKLGMLDLHAPLEGGYYDDNRINVPTSLNSRENDNNVAELATNSISFNLREDVGDDIKLVSNGLQKQVVTDYG from the exons ATGGCCGACACTCCTTTCAACCTAATGTCTGGGGGAAATCACGGGTCACATGAGAACCAGGAGCTTTCAACTGGTGAGCTTCGAAATCTAGCTCGCATTCTAAGCCAACTCTCGAGTTTGCAGCCACAGAGCGCGAAATTGAGTACCAATTTGCTTGCGGATCCAGCAAGTGTTTACTTCCTACATCCAGGTGAGAATCCTGGAGTTTCTATTGTCCCAATTGTGCTGAATGCTAAAAACTACAATTCCTGGTCAAGAGCTATGAAATTAGCGCTGAAATCAAAGAATAAGATAGGTTTTGTTGATGGAACTATTGTGAAACCAGATAAAAATGATCCTGCATATGTAGCATGGGATAAATGTAATACTTATGTTGTTTCTTGGTTAAATCTATCATTGAGTGCTGAGATTGCACAGAATGTTGTTTGGAATGAAACTGCTGTAGATTTATGGCTTGATTTGAAGCACAGGTATTATCATGGAGACAGATACAGGGTTGCTGAATTAGAAGAAGAGTTGTATGCTATGAAACAAGGGAATCTAAGCATAACAAATTATTTCACCAAGTTGAAGGCTATTTGGGAAGACATTGACAGTTTCAAACCAGTTCCACAATGCAAGGAATGCTCTGAAAAATGTGACTGTGGCTTAGGAACTATGAGAGATTATCGAGATGAAACTTATGCAATGAGATTTTTAAGAGGATTGAATGAGCAGTATGGGACTGTGAGATCCCAAATCATGCTGATGAAGCCTCTTCCAGACATCAATGAAATTTTTTCTCTACTTATTCAGCAAGAGAGACAGTTTAATGGATCAGATTTGGAGACTCAAAATTTTACAGCTTTGGccaattcaattcataatttcaacaataattcaagTAGTGTTTCCAGAGGAAGAGGACGAGGAATCCGTGGAGGTAGAggtggaagaggaggaagaaattCAGCACCTAAGACCTGTTCTTATTGTCACAAGGCAGTGCATCTTGTGGATACTTGTTACCACAAACATGGATTTCCACCTCATCTACAGAGGCAGAAATGGCCACGAGAGACTAGCAATGGAGCTATGGCCAATAATATTGTTGCTGGAATTGAAGGGAGCAGTACCAACAATGTCAAGCAGGACAAGGAAGCTGATGGTCAATCACAATTCAATCAGAGTTTGAGAGATGCACTGCTTACCTTTCTTCGGCAGGAGTGTGCACAGTCTTCTCAAGGAACAAGTGTGAGAGATGTCGATCAATCAAATGCAGGAAATGGAG GAGCTACTGATCATGTATCACACTCATtgcatttttttacaaattttagacATATTAGGCCGATTCTGGTAAAATTACCAGATGGAACACACACAACTGCAACTATAAGTGGAACTGTG AATCAGACCTCTTTGAAGATGATTGGCACAGCTAGAGCAAAGCATGGATTATACATGATGGATTTTCCCGCATTAGAGTTAGCACACAGGGACAACATGGAAAATACAACATACAATAGGAGTACTAGGATTCTAGATCCGCAAAATCATAGTGACAAGATTTTACTTTCTTCTAATCTTAGGACAGCAAATTCG GGTATAATGCATCAAACATCATGTGTTgagacacctcaacaaaatggtattGTTGAGCGGAAACACCAACATATTCTTAACATTGCAAGAGCATTAAT TGCTTCTTCTCTACCTATTGCTGAttctaattttaatgaatttgatcTTTTCACTTATGATTCTTTAGATGCATTTCATCCATCTCATGTAAATATTGATTCTCTTCATGATCCTAGGGACCCTACCTCACTTACTGATTCACATGTAGTTTCTCCTAGTCCACCAAATAATGCATCATCTAATTCTCATTCAAATGATAACATGCATCATCAGGATCTTAGAAGATCAACTCGTATACATAAACCACCTTCTTATCTTCAAGATTATTATTGTATGTTACTTAGAACAGGAAGCTCTAGTAACCAATCATGTTCCAAGCAGTACGGTCTATCTCACATGGTGGATTATGGGAAGCTATCCCCTACCCATAGAGCCTTTTCCCTAGCAATAACCACAATAGTTGTACCGAAGACTTATGAACAAGATGTGCAGCACGAATGCTGGAGAAATGCAATTAGTGCGGAATTACTTGCTCTTGAGAAGAATAAAACTTGGTCTATCACTTCTTTGCCTCTTGGAAAGCGCCTCATTGGATGCAAGTGGGTTTTTAAAGTGAAGTTTCACCCAGATGGTAGTGTTGAACGCTACAAAGCACGTCTTGTGGCTCAAGGTTTTCGTCAAAGAGTTGGCTATGATTACTTTGATACATTCAGTCCGGTTGTAAAAATCACTACTTTGCGACTTATTCTTACTCTTGCTGCGGTACATAATTGGAAACTTCACCAATTAGACGTTAATACAGCATTCTTGCATGGTGAGTTGCAAGAAGAGGTTTATATGAAACCCCCCCAAGGTCTCGATGTTTCAAATGGTGCTGTTTGTAAGTTGAATCGTTTTTTATATGGCTTGAAACAG CAACATGGCTTTATCAAGTCTCCTCATGATCACTCTTTGTTCACCAAGCACACTAACCTCGGCTTGGCTATTATTATTGTTTATGTTGATGATCTTGTTTTATCTGGAGATAATTTATTTGAAATTGAAGCTATTAAAAGGGCTTTTGATGCTGAATTTAGTATTAAGGACTTAGGCCGGTTGAAATTTTTTCTTGGAATAGAAGTTGCCCGTAGTTCTGAAGGGATTGCTTTGTATCAACGTAAGTATACTCTTGATTTGCTTGAGGAATATGGTATGTTGGAAGCTAAACCTGCTTCAGTTCCTATGCTGTATAATGGAAAACTTTCTAAGGAGAGTGGCACAAGATTACAAGATTCATTACAATATAGAAGACTACTCGGACGACTGTTATATCTCACCAATACTCGTCCAGACATTGCTTTTGCAGTTGGGAAGCTCAGCCAATTTTTGGATTGTGCAACTGATAACCATTACAAGGCAGCACTACATGTTCTTCGATACATCAAGAAATCTCCTTCTAAGGGTCTTTTCTTCTCTTCAAATAATGATCTCAAATTGACTGGTTATGTTGATTCAGATTGGGCAACTTGTTCCGATACCCGTCGATCAATAACTGGGTATTGTTTTTTCTTAGGTTCTTCATTAGTGTCTTGGAAGAGTAAGAAGCAAACAACTGTAGCATGTTCTTCTTCAGAAGCTGAATATCGTGCCATGGCACAAGCAACTCGGGAAG CTAATCCAGTTTTTCACGAAAgaactaagcatattgaagtagATTGTCACATTGTTCGTGAAAAGTCTCAAACAGGAGTGCTGAAATTGCTACCTATTAAATCAGCTCATCAAACGGCTGATTTACTTACTAAAGCGTTATCACCGGGTGTCTTCGAATCTTTACTTTTCAAGTTGGGCATGCTTGACTTACACGCCCCACTTGAGGGAGGATATTATGATGATAACAGGATAAATGTTCCAACAAGCCTTAATTCAAGGGAGAATGATAATAATGTTGCTGAACTTGCAACTAATTCAATCAGTTTCAACTTGAGGGAGGATGTTGGAGATGATATTAAGCTGGTATCTAATGGCTTACAAAAGCAAGTTGTAACTGATTATGGCTGA